A stretch of the Streptococcus himalayensis genome encodes the following:
- a CDS encoding sensor histidine kinase: MTREEKWLFAQAYLKKCGQVGFYLVLMYGSFGLFLYLFETSRTVLGYLLLILTILGGVFWLIDLVFSYQRFKKYALYQEESSRTPMERLLSERIASLEKEKAALQLEEQKKRNDLLDYYTLWVHQIKTPIAAGQLLVQSIENRELKGQMEQELFKIDSYTNLVLQYLRLESFHDDLVVQQENLESMVKEVVKKYALFFIRQGLSLDLHDLEVAVVTDRKWFLVILEQILSNSLKYTKTGGIEIYAENGVLYLKDTGIGIQNSDSLRVFERGFSGYNGRLTQQSSGLGLYLSKKIADSLGHSLSLTSTIGQGTTVMISFARHRLVFE, from the coding sequence ATGACTAGAGAGGAAAAATGGCTGTTTGCCCAAGCCTATTTGAAAAAATGTGGGCAAGTGGGATTTTATCTGGTCCTCATGTATGGAAGTTTTGGGCTCTTTCTTTATTTATTTGAAACAAGTCGCACTGTTTTGGGCTATCTTCTACTCATCTTAACGATTTTAGGGGGCGTTTTTTGGCTCATAGACCTTGTGTTCTCCTATCAGCGTTTTAAAAAATACGCTCTCTACCAAGAAGAGAGCAGTCGTACGCCTATGGAAAGATTATTGTCAGAAAGAATTGCGTCCTTGGAGAAGGAAAAAGCGGCCCTCCAATTAGAAGAGCAGAAAAAGCGAAACGATTTATTGGATTATTACACGCTTTGGGTGCACCAGATTAAAACTCCCATTGCAGCTGGTCAATTGCTGGTCCAATCCATTGAAAACCGAGAGTTGAAAGGGCAGATGGAGCAGGAGTTGTTTAAGATTGACTCTTATACCAATCTCGTCCTTCAATACTTACGCTTAGAAAGTTTTCACGATGACTTGGTTGTCCAACAGGAAAACTTGGAATCCATGGTTAAGGAAGTGGTGAAAAAGTATGCTCTCTTTTTTATCCGCCAAGGTCTGTCACTTGATCTGCATGATTTAGAGGTAGCTGTCGTGACTGATCGAAAATGGTTTCTGGTGATTTTGGAGCAAATCCTCTCCAACAGCCTCAAATATACCAAGACTGGAGGGATTGAGATTTATGCAGAAAATGGAGTTCTCTACCTCAAAGATACAGGAATTGGGATACAAAATAGCGATAGTTTGCGGGTCTTTGAACGTGGATTTTCTGGCTATAATGGTCGCTTGACCCAGCAATCGTCTGGTTTGGGACTTTATTTATCCAAAAAAATCGCAGACAGTCTAGGGCATAGCCTCTCTCTGACGTCCACCATCGGACAGGGAACGACCGTTATGATTTCCTTTGCCCGCCATCGACTGGTATTTGAATAG
- a CDS encoding response regulator transcription factor, producing the protein MHKILLVEDDGVIRQEVKKMLTQWGFDVIAVEDFMEVLTIFVKESPHLVLMDIGLPLFNGYHWCQEIRKISKVPIMFLSSRDQAMDIVMAINMGADDFVTKPFDTNVLLAKIQGLLRRSYEFGQETSLLEYQGAILNLKSMDMVYDGETISLTKNEFHILRVLFEHRGEIVARDDLMKELWNSDFFIDDNTLSVNVARLRKKLEEYGLAQFIQTKKGIGYGLRHD; encoded by the coding sequence ATGCACAAGATATTATTGGTAGAAGATGATGGAGTAATTCGCCAAGAGGTCAAGAAAATGCTTACTCAATGGGGATTTGACGTGATTGCGGTGGAAGATTTTATGGAGGTGTTGACGATTTTTGTCAAAGAAAGTCCGCATTTGGTTCTGATGGATATTGGCTTGCCCTTATTTAATGGCTACCATTGGTGTCAGGAAATTCGCAAAATTTCTAAGGTTCCCATCATGTTTTTATCGTCCCGTGACCAAGCCATGGATATTGTCATGGCCATTAACATGGGAGCAGATGATTTTGTGACTAAACCTTTTGACACGAATGTCCTCTTGGCAAAAATTCAAGGACTTTTACGACGCTCTTATGAGTTTGGTCAGGAAACCAGTCTGTTAGAGTATCAAGGGGCGATTTTAAATTTGAAATCCATGGATATGGTGTATGATGGAGAGACGATTTCTTTGACCAAAAATGAATTTCACATCTTGCGAGTTTTGTTTGAACATAGGGGAGAGATTGTGGCACGAGATGATTTGATGAAGGAATTGTGGAATAGTGATTTCTTTATTGATGACAATACCTTGTCTGTCAATGTGGCTCGTCTGCGAAAGAAACTGGAAGAATATGGCTTGGCCCAATTCATCCAGACAAAAAAAGGGATAGGATACGGATTACGTCATGACTAG
- a CDS encoding DUF2974 domain-containing protein: MNNIFSYLEDIQHHHIYDVPFNALDCLILTELTYLDYKELVPQAIDQEIRLSDLADYEYSESLITHTKNRIQLFQEVTTAKRYKNLKLFAYQEDLDMEVEKQFAALTYKLKPDTYVIAFRGTDDSIIGWKEDFQMTYLSQIPAQKTATAYVEKVMTAYPEGQFILTGHSKGGNLAAYAASQISPALQDRITDIYSYDAPGLNRSVTQSFGYERISHLIRRYIPQGSLIGMMLDVPEQASIVKSTALFGLAQHNTFSWVVEGHEFLLLDTLNPDSIQVDQTLKNWVAGVSDEELKAFFDVFFGLILDAEITSINQLFKASELKKVSQILDNAKNLPDYQKEMLERLIQLLISMRYQAFLGSFKSFSFPSLFETNDTNELPKN, translated from the coding sequence ATGAACAATATTTTTTCCTACCTTGAGGACATCCAACATCATCATATCTATGACGTTCCATTCAATGCTCTTGATTGCTTGATATTGACCGAATTGACCTATCTAGACTACAAAGAGCTTGTCCCCCAAGCGATTGACCAAGAAATTCGTCTTTCCGACTTAGCTGACTACGAATACTCTGAATCTCTCATTACCCATACGAAAAATCGAATTCAACTCTTTCAGGAAGTGACCACTGCCAAACGCTATAAAAATCTTAAACTCTTTGCCTATCAAGAGGATTTAGACATGGAGGTCGAAAAACAATTTGCCGCCCTCACCTACAAGCTAAAGCCAGATACCTATGTCATCGCCTTTCGCGGGACTGATGATTCGATTATCGGATGGAAGGAAGATTTCCAGATGACTTACCTGTCTCAAATCCCTGCCCAAAAAACAGCAACAGCCTACGTCGAAAAGGTCATGACTGCCTACCCTGAGGGGCAGTTCATTCTCACTGGCCACTCTAAGGGAGGAAATCTCGCTGCTTATGCTGCTAGCCAAATTTCTCCTGCTCTCCAAGATAGAATTACTGATATTTATAGTTATGATGCTCCCGGTCTTAATCGCTCTGTGACACAGTCTTTCGGCTACGAACGGATTTCCCATCTGATTCGCCGTTATATTCCTCAGGGTTCTTTGATTGGGATGATGTTAGATGTGCCAGAACAGGCCTCGATTGTAAAAAGTACAGCCCTTTTTGGACTTGCTCAGCACAATACCTTTTCTTGGGTGGTAGAAGGCCACGAATTTCTACTCCTAGACACCCTCAATCCCGATAGTATCCAAGTAGACCAGACCCTAAAAAACTGGGTGGCCGGTGTTTCAGATGAAGAGCTAAAAGCCTTTTTTGATGTCTTTTTCGGCTTGATTTTGGACGCAGAAATCACCTCTATCAATCAGCTCTTTAAGGCATCTGAACTCAAGAAAGTCTCTCAAATCCTTGACAATGCCAAAAATTTGCCTGACTATCAAAAGGAAATGTTGGAACGCTTGATCCAACTCTTGATTTCCATGCGTTACCAAGCCTTTCTTGGCTCTTTCAAATCCTTTTCTTTCCCTTCTTTATTTGAAACAAATGATACCAACGAGCTCCCAAAAAACTAG
- a CDS encoding ferredoxin reductase family protein: protein MKSLNGIALLFFSLILTILAWLNAGFSQFLIPGLALTSLSLTFLLSTRAAFLEKLFHGIENMYFFHKIMATFSLLLLVFHNVAMGGLWGSHLAAQLGNIAIYLFFSIILVAYLGKFLKYESWRMIHRLVYLAYIFGLLHAYMILGRVLLQPTFLGFVVGGFALIGLVSGFYIIFLYQRIGFKHKGTIKRIDKLNHDTLDIEIELDRPFDYDYGQFAFVKIFQKGLEKAPHPFSISGGHGNTVYFTVKTSGDHTQQMYDKLAVGTSVKIDRAYGHMKLDQGRSQHIWIAGGIGITPFLSYIRETPTLKKPVDFYYAYTGAENAVHLDLLMDYQANNPLFKLHLLDSKVDGYLDFSNHQIPSNTTIFMCGPTPMMNALATTFKKVNPLAELIYEGFSFK from the coding sequence ATTAAATCACTCAACGGCATTGCCCTCTTATTCTTTAGTCTTATACTGACCATTCTAGCCTGGTTGAACGCTGGATTCAGTCAGTTTCTCATTCCAGGACTGGCCCTCACTAGCCTGTCTCTAACTTTTTTACTCTCCACCCGTGCAGCTTTCTTGGAAAAGCTCTTTCACGGTATTGAGAACATGTATTTCTTCCATAAAATTATGGCTACCTTCTCCCTTCTCTTACTCGTATTTCACAATGTAGCCATGGGCGGACTCTGGGGGTCTCACTTGGCCGCTCAGTTGGGGAATATCGCCATTTACCTCTTCTTCAGCATTATTCTCGTCGCTTATTTAGGGAAATTTCTCAAATATGAAAGTTGGCGTATGATTCATCGTTTGGTCTATCTTGCCTATATCTTTGGACTGCTCCATGCTTACATGATTTTAGGAAGAGTCTTGCTCCAGCCGACTTTCCTCGGTTTTGTAGTCGGTGGTTTTGCCCTCATCGGACTAGTTTCTGGCTTTTACATTATTTTTCTCTACCAACGTATCGGCTTTAAACACAAGGGGACCATCAAACGCATTGATAAGCTCAATCACGATACGCTGGATATCGAAATCGAGCTGGATCGCCCCTTTGATTATGACTACGGTCAATTCGCCTTCGTTAAAATTTTTCAAAAAGGCTTAGAAAAAGCACCTCACCCCTTCTCCATCTCAGGAGGACATGGAAATACGGTCTATTTCACCGTCAAGACATCTGGTGATCACACCCAGCAAATGTATGATAAGTTGGCTGTGGGAACATCTGTCAAAATTGACCGTGCTTATGGACACATGAAATTAGACCAAGGTCGTAGCCAGCATATCTGGATTGCAGGTGGAATCGGTATTACTCCTTTTCTGTCCTACATCCGCGAAACTCCAACCCTCAAAAAACCTGTAGATTTTTATTATGCCTATACTGGCGCAGAAAATGCTGTTCATCTGGACTTGCTCATGGACTACCAGGCCAACAACCCGCTCTTTAAGCTCCATCTCCTAGACAGCAAGGTCGATGGGTATCTTGATTTCAGCAATCATCAAATCCCCTCTAATACCACAATTTTTATGTGTGGGCCAACTCCTATGATGAACGCTCTAGCCACTACCTTCAAAAAAGTCAATCCCTTGGCTGAACTCATCTATGAAGGCTTCTCCTTCAAATAA
- a CDS encoding heavy metal translocating P-type ATPase yields MIEMLNTKKGAYFAGGSAFLGIGLVLDHLAFPLSLYALGIAIFLLGYPIAKDVCLEMVKTRDMQVDFLMIVSAVGAMLIGSFHEAAILLFIFAGSEVLEEYVFRKSIKTMESLMNQLPKQATVVREDGSTEILALHEIQQGEMILVKKGEQISLDGRARQAMLVNESLLTGESIPVNKEVGDSVFAGTVNIGEASSYEVTKRNEESVFSHILELVQQATETKSKRDQAIHQMQKTYVIGVLATVLVFILALITFQELSFTQAFYRGMILLTVASPCALIASITPAMLSSMSFGAKNGILIKNADALENMMKLSVLCSDKTGTLTRGEFEVHDYHLDIPDLLPLICYMESQSSHPLARAILVRFTEEAIRYQGIMAPVQEIAGQGLSMGEVSVGNHALVKGCFDPNGYLKKDSQGTLLFVAQSQILVGYIELVDTIRPDAKEMVRDFLQRGVKMVMLTGDREKSAAFAAQQLQIDSYHAACMPEDKLSYLKKEKTGKAVVGMIGDGINDAPILANADISIAMGGGTDIAMDVSDVIITQNHLAKISLLYHLSQKYGSITRSNIIFSIAVILILIVLNILGLLDLTQGVFFHETSTILVILNGLRLLNFKQ; encoded by the coding sequence ATGATAGAGATGTTGAACACAAAAAAAGGTGCCTATTTTGCTGGAGGAAGTGCTTTTTTAGGGATAGGATTGGTGCTGGATCACCTAGCTTTTCCCTTGAGCCTTTATGCTTTAGGGATTGCAATTTTCCTATTAGGATATCCGATTGCTAAGGATGTATGTTTGGAAATGGTGAAAACCAGAGATATGCAGGTGGATTTTTTGATGATTGTTTCTGCAGTTGGTGCTATGTTGATTGGCTCTTTTCATGAGGCGGCGATTCTGCTCTTTATATTTGCTGGATCAGAAGTGTTAGAAGAGTATGTTTTTAGAAAGTCCATCAAAACGATGGAGAGCTTGATGAATCAACTTCCCAAGCAAGCTACGGTGGTAAGGGAAGATGGTTCGACAGAGATTCTGGCTTTACATGAAATTCAGCAAGGAGAGATGATTCTCGTAAAAAAAGGTGAACAGATTAGTCTAGATGGTCGAGCAAGGCAGGCTATGCTGGTCAATGAAAGCCTCTTGACGGGTGAAAGTATTCCTGTGAATAAGGAGGTAGGAGATTCCGTGTTTGCAGGGACTGTGAATATTGGCGAGGCCAGTAGTTATGAGGTGACAAAGAGAAATGAAGAAAGCGTCTTTTCCCATATCTTGGAGTTGGTTCAACAGGCCACAGAAACCAAAAGCAAACGAGACCAGGCTATTCACCAAATGCAAAAGACCTATGTGATTGGTGTTTTAGCAACAGTCCTTGTCTTTATCCTTGCTTTGATTACATTTCAAGAGCTGTCCTTCACTCAAGCTTTTTACCGAGGGATGATTTTACTGACAGTGGCAAGTCCTTGTGCCTTGATTGCTTCTATCACGCCTGCCATGCTGAGTAGTATGAGTTTTGGAGCAAAGAATGGCATTCTCATCAAAAATGCAGATGCCTTGGAAAATATGATGAAGTTGTCTGTTTTGTGTTCCGATAAGACGGGGACTTTGACCAGAGGTGAGTTTGAGGTGCATGATTATCATTTGGACATTCCTGATTTGCTCCCGCTGATTTGTTATATGGAGAGTCAGTCTTCTCATCCTTTAGCAAGGGCTATCTTGGTTCGTTTTACAGAGGAAGCCATCCGCTACCAAGGGATAATGGCGCCTGTTCAAGAAATCGCTGGACAGGGGCTGTCTATGGGCGAAGTATCTGTTGGCAATCACGCCTTGGTAAAGGGCTGTTTTGATCCGAATGGTTATTTGAAAAAAGATAGTCAAGGAACGCTTTTATTTGTGGCCCAATCTCAGATTCTTGTTGGTTATATTGAATTGGTGGATACAATTCGTCCAGATGCCAAGGAAATGGTCCGTGATTTTTTACAAAGAGGGGTCAAGATGGTCATGTTGACAGGCGACCGTGAAAAATCTGCTGCTTTTGCTGCTCAGCAATTGCAGATAGACTCCTATCATGCTGCTTGTATGCCAGAGGACAAGCTTTCTTATCTCAAGAAAGAAAAGACTGGAAAAGCAGTGGTTGGGATGATTGGAGATGGCATTAATGACGCCCCGATTCTTGCCAATGCAGATATTAGTATTGCTATGGGAGGGGGGACGGATATTGCCATGGATGTGAGCGATGTGATTATCACGCAAAATCATCTAGCCAAGATTAGCTTGCTGTATCATCTCAGTCAAAAATACGGTAGCATTACGCGGAGCAATATTATCTTTTCCATCGCTGTAATTCTTATCTTGATTGTCTTAAATATCCTAGGACTTTTGGATCTTACTCAAGGAGTTTTCTTCCATGAAACTTCCACAATTTTAGTGATTTTAAATGGATTGCGTCTGCTGAATTTTAAACAATAA
- a CDS encoding DUF2785 domain-containing protein produces the protein MKNRLEEKLQSEKPSYSDDEVMWLLEHIGHSDAAIRDELVYISLGRGLFEGLFTRAQFRLLVEKSLAKDYLLYRIDERGLATLTRSFTALLLGHLVEVSCLLDSPYFQLISEQEYQSICQKAYEYLEKEQDFTGYSESYGWVHAFAHGADLAVALVKHPFFQQEDWSRLFPMLTGIFKRLPQRFVDDEEWRLARVIYEAIKHGHLQEGILIDWIKTLHFPLETNLDFYRFSAVRSCLLEIYLQLDRENLLSEELKQTLYKMTRIEE, from the coding sequence ATGAAAAATCGTTTAGAGGAAAAATTACAATCAGAAAAGCCAAGCTACTCAGATGATGAAGTGATGTGGTTGTTGGAGCACATCGGTCATTCTGATGCGGCTATTCGTGATGAATTAGTCTATATCAGCCTAGGACGGGGTCTGTTTGAAGGTCTATTTACGAGAGCTCAATTTCGCTTATTGGTAGAGAAAAGTCTGGCGAAAGACTATTTACTTTATCGCATAGATGAAAGAGGACTTGCGACCTTGACACGCTCCTTTACTGCCTTGCTGTTAGGGCATCTCGTAGAAGTTAGTTGTCTATTAGATAGCCCCTATTTCCAATTGATTTCTGAGCAGGAGTATCAGAGCATTTGCCAGAAAGCCTATGAGTATTTAGAAAAAGAGCAGGATTTTACTGGTTATTCAGAAAGCTATGGCTGGGTGCATGCCTTTGCCCATGGAGCGGATTTGGCAGTTGCTCTTGTAAAACACCCTTTTTTTCAACAAGAAGACTGGAGTAGACTATTTCCAATGCTAACAGGAATTTTTAAACGTCTGCCTCAGCGATTTGTTGATGACGAGGAATGGCGATTGGCGCGTGTCATCTATGAGGCAATAAAACACGGTCATCTTCAGGAGGGCATTTTGATAGACTGGATTAAAACCTTGCATTTTCCTTTGGAAACCAATCTTGATTTTTATCGGTTTTCAGCTGTACGTTCCTGCTTGCTAGAAATTTACCTCCAATTGGACAGGGAAAATCTGTTGTCTGAGGAATTGAAACAAACTCTTTATAAAATGACAAGAATTGAGGAATAA
- a CDS encoding cation-translocating P-type ATPase yields the protein MSTEQKRQAFYAQDSDAVLRELETSERGLTTSEASKRLEQYGRNELAEGEKRSLLAKFLDQFKDLMIIILLLAAILSVVTSGGEDIADAIIILAVVIINALFGVYQEGKAEEAIDALKSMSSPSAHVLRDGHVTEIDSKELVPGDIVSLEAGDVVPADMRLLEANSLKIEEAALTGESVPVEKDVRMTVAEDAGIGDRVNMAFQNSNVTYGRGLGVVVNTGMFTEVGHIAGMLQEADETDTPLKQNLNNLSKVLTYVILVIAAITFAVAVFIRGEHPLTGLLTSVALAVAAIPEGLPAIVTIVLSLGTQVLAKRHSIVRKLPAVETLGSTEIIASDKTGTLTMNKMTVEKVYYNGQLVDAKETIEAGLDLPLLGAVVLANDTKIDADGKLIGDPTETAFIQYALDKAYDVKAFLTQYPRVAELPFDSDRKLMSTIHPLPDGKFFVAVKGAPDQLLHRSSKVDIAGEVSPLTDEVAAAIKANNSEMAHQALRVLAGAYKIIDSIPEELTSETLETDLIFTGLIGMIDPERAEAAEAVRVAKEAGIRPIMITGDHQDTAEAIAKRLGIIDANDTEDHVLTGAELNNLSDEEFEKVVGQYSVYARVSPEHKVRIVKAWQNQGKVVAMTGDGVNDAPALKTADIGIGMGITGTEVSKGASDMVLADDNFATIIVAVEEGRKVFSNIQKTIQYLLSANTAEVLTIFLATLFGWDVLQPVHLLWINLVTDTFPAIALGVEPAEPGVMSHKPRGRKSSFFSGGVMSSIIYQGILQGALVLAVYGYAIANPVHIGDVKAIHADALTMAFATLGLIQLFHAYNVKSVYQSILTVGPFKSKTFNWSILVSFILLAATIVIEPLEAIFHVTHLDLTQWGVVLIGSFSMIIIVEIVKFVQRKLGLDKNAI from the coding sequence ATGTCAACAGAACAAAAGCGCCAAGCTTTTTACGCCCAAGATTCAGATGCTGTTTTGCGTGAGCTAGAGACAAGTGAGCGAGGCTTAACAACGAGTGAAGCAAGCAAGCGTTTGGAGCAATATGGACGAAATGAACTAGCAGAAGGTGAGAAACGCTCCCTTTTAGCGAAATTCCTAGATCAATTCAAGGATCTGATGATTATTATCTTGCTACTTGCAGCGATTCTATCGGTTGTAACATCAGGTGGTGAAGATATTGCAGATGCGATTATCATTCTTGCTGTGGTCATTATCAATGCGCTCTTTGGTGTCTATCAAGAAGGGAAAGCTGAAGAAGCAATCGACGCTCTGAAATCCATGTCTAGTCCTTCTGCCCATGTCTTACGAGATGGTCATGTGACAGAAATTGACTCAAAAGAATTGGTTCCAGGAGATATTGTGAGCCTTGAAGCGGGAGATGTCGTACCAGCTGATATGCGCTTATTGGAAGCAAATTCCTTAAAAATCGAAGAAGCTGCTTTGACTGGAGAATCAGTACCGGTTGAAAAAGATGTCCGTATGACAGTCGCAGAAGATGCCGGAATTGGTGACCGTGTCAATATGGCCTTCCAAAATTCCAATGTCACCTATGGTCGTGGACTTGGTGTGGTTGTAAATACAGGGATGTTTACCGAAGTTGGTCATATCGCAGGTATGCTTCAAGAAGCTGATGAGACAGATACACCACTCAAACAAAACTTGAACAATCTGTCTAAGGTTTTGACCTATGTGATTTTGGTCATTGCAGCAATTACCTTTGCTGTAGCCGTCTTTATTCGTGGTGAACATCCATTAACGGGTCTCTTAACCTCTGTTGCTCTTGCAGTTGCAGCCATTCCAGAAGGTTTGCCAGCTATTGTAACCATTGTCCTCTCACTTGGCACACAAGTCCTTGCAAAGCGTCATTCGATTGTTCGGAAATTACCAGCGGTCGAAACACTTGGCTCAACAGAAATTATTGCGTCTGATAAGACGGGGACTCTTACCATGAACAAGATGACTGTTGAAAAAGTTTATTACAATGGTCAATTAGTGGATGCCAAAGAAACCATTGAAGCAGGACTAGATTTACCATTACTGGGTGCGGTTGTTCTGGCAAATGATACGAAGATTGATGCAGACGGAAAACTGATTGGGGATCCAACAGAAACTGCCTTTATCCAATATGCACTGGACAAGGCCTATGATGTAAAAGCATTCTTAACGCAATATCCACGTGTTGCTGAGTTACCATTTGACTCAGATCGCAAACTCATGTCGACAATTCATCCGTTACCAGATGGAAAATTTTTCGTTGCCGTTAAAGGGGCGCCAGATCAGCTCTTACATCGTTCAAGTAAAGTGGATATAGCAGGAGAAGTTAGTCCATTAACAGATGAAGTAGCCGCAGCTATTAAGGCGAATAACTCTGAAATGGCGCATCAAGCACTTCGTGTTCTTGCAGGTGCCTATAAGATTATCGACAGTATCCCAGAAGAATTGACAAGTGAGACACTTGAAACGGACTTGATCTTTACAGGTTTGATTGGGATGATTGACCCAGAACGTGCAGAAGCTGCAGAAGCTGTGCGTGTGGCAAAAGAAGCTGGAATTCGTCCAATCATGATTACAGGTGACCACCAAGATACAGCAGAAGCAATTGCCAAACGTCTTGGCATTATTGATGCCAATGATACAGAAGATCATGTCTTGACGGGGGCTGAATTGAACAACTTATCAGATGAAGAGTTTGAAAAAGTGGTTGGTCAATACTCTGTTTATGCACGGGTATCTCCGGAGCATAAAGTACGTATCGTGAAAGCATGGCAGAACCAAGGAAAAGTTGTTGCCATGACAGGAGACGGTGTCAACGACGCTCCAGCCCTTAAAACAGCTGATATCGGTATCGGTATGGGAATTACAGGTACGGAAGTATCTAAAGGTGCCTCTGATATGGTCCTTGCAGATGATAACTTTGCAACCATTATCGTAGCCGTTGAAGAAGGACGGAAAGTCTTCTCCAATATCCAAAAAACCATTCAATACCTTCTTTCAGCCAATACGGCAGAAGTTCTGACCATTTTCCTTGCAACCCTCTTTGGTTGGGATGTGCTTCAGCCAGTTCATCTTTTGTGGATTAACTTGGTAACGGATACCTTCCCAGCGATTGCGCTTGGGGTCGAGCCAGCTGAACCAGGTGTCATGAGCCACAAACCTCGTGGACGCAAGTCAAGCTTCTTCTCAGGTGGTGTCATGAGCTCCATTATTTATCAAGGAATTTTACAAGGTGCCTTGGTTCTTGCGGTATATGGTTATGCGATTGCAAATCCAGTCCATATTGGTGATGTAAAAGCCATCCATGCCGATGCACTCACAATGGCCTTTGCAACCCTTGGCTTGATCCAGCTCTTCCATGCCTACAATGTGAAGTCTGTTTACCAATCCATCTTGACAGTTGGACCATTCAAGTCGAAGACCTTTAACTGGTCCATCCTTGTTTCCTTTATTCTCTTGGCAGCAACCATTGTTATTGAGCCATTAGAAGCCATTTTCCACGTGACTCATCTTGACTTGACACAATGGGGTGTCGTCCTTATCGGAAGTTTCTCTATGATTATCATTGTAGAAATTGTTAAGTTCGTTCAACGGAAATTAGGGTTGGATAAGAACGCTATTTAG
- a CDS encoding DUF1934 domain-containing protein, translated as MKIDIYNEIDLDGQLEVIEQVYEAEAVEKGDFLYLTYQNEEKERVVLKINQQECTMTRFSTPKSVMQFLSNETSVTQIATPVGVQILHVVTDFYQKEGNQVTIRYALRIPQTGQDLARYKLRIQWAAS; from the coding sequence ATGAAGATAGATATTTACAATGAAATTGATCTGGATGGTCAACTAGAAGTCATTGAGCAGGTGTATGAGGCAGAAGCGGTTGAAAAGGGAGACTTTCTCTACCTGACTTACCAAAATGAGGAAAAAGAACGCGTGGTCCTAAAAATAAATCAGCAAGAATGCACCATGACCCGCTTTTCAACTCCTAAATCTGTCATGCAGTTTCTCAGTAATGAGACAAGTGTGACGCAGATTGCCACTCCAGTCGGTGTGCAAATCCTCCATGTGGTGACAGACTTCTACCAGAAAGAAGGCAATCAAGTAACCATTCGCTATGCCTTACGCATTCCGCAGACAGGGCAAGACTTGGCTCGCTATAAACTTCGGATACAGTGGGCTGCATCATAA
- a CDS encoding sulfite exporter TauE/SafE family protein, with protein MTEEMILHLIQALLVGLIVWIAWTILSYTKKHRVNLGERFWTGFGIGFITDLLDTLGIGTFATTTTLFKATKLVQDDRKIPATMTTAHIIPVLVEALLFITIVEVDLLTLVAMATAAFTGAFVGARVTQHWNTQKVQRILGILLVIAAFFMVYRMLTNPGADLTTDVRGLSGWKLVLGIVFDFIVGMLMSMGLGNYAPELIFFSLMGISPAIALPVMMLNAAMIMTAGAKQFIESGRVNWPGVPGIILGGVCGVLTAAKFLSSLDVNNLKILVVFIASYTGLSLLRSSFVSRMKEKK; from the coding sequence ATGACAGAAGAGATGATTTTACATTTGATACAAGCCCTTTTGGTAGGGTTGATTGTATGGATAGCTTGGACGATTTTGTCCTATACTAAAAAACACAGGGTTAACCTTGGTGAGCGGTTTTGGACAGGTTTTGGAATTGGTTTTATCACTGATTTGCTCGATACGTTAGGAATTGGGACGTTTGCAACGACTACGACACTCTTTAAAGCGACTAAGCTAGTACAGGATGATCGAAAGATTCCTGCCACCATGACCACGGCTCATATCATACCAGTCTTGGTTGAAGCACTCCTGTTTATTACCATCGTTGAGGTCGATTTGCTGACCTTGGTTGCCATGGCGACGGCAGCTTTTACAGGTGCTTTTGTGGGGGCGCGCGTGACGCAGCATTGGAATACGCAGAAGGTGCAGCGGATTTTAGGGATTTTGCTGGTCATTGCAGCCTTCTTTATGGTCTATCGCATGCTGACCAATCCTGGAGCTGATTTGACCACAGATGTCCGTGGTTTGTCAGGCTGGAAATTAGTCCTTGGGATTGTTTTTGACTTTATCGTTGGGATGCTGATGAGCATGGGCTTGGGAAATTATGCACCAGAATTGATTTTCTTTTCTCTGATGGGCATCAGCCCAGCGATTGCGCTGCCCGTTATGATGTTAAATGCAGCTATGATCATGACAGCTGGAGCCAAGCAATTTATTGAATCTGGTCGGGTCAATTGGCCGGGCGTACCGGGCATTATCCTTGGTGGAGTTTGTGGGGTGCTGACAGCAGCGAAATTCTTGAGTAGCTTGGATGTCAATAATTTGAAAATTCTTGTGGTCTTTATTGCTTCTTATACGGGATTATCCTTGTTGCGTTCATCATTTGTATCTCGAATGAAGGAGAAGAAATGA